Genomic segment of Halostella limicola:
CGCCCGACAGCGGTTCGCGCGGGACGACGATGAAGTCCGCGTTCACGTCGTCGGCGGTGTCGAGGACGACGCTTCCCGGGTGGGTCGTCTTGCTCGTCGGGGAGAAGCCGTACGCCGAGGAGTTCGTCAGCTCGACGCCGTGTTCGGCCACGAGGTCGCGGACGTCGTCGATGAACGACCGCGCCTCTGCGGCGGCCTCGTCCTCGTCGACCGCGCCGGACTCTATCGCCCGGACCATCTCCTGCCCGTGGACGTACACCGCGTGAACGGCGGCGTCGTAGCGGTCGGCGACCGCGCCGGCGTACTCGACGGCCCGCTCCGACGACTCGCTCCCGTCGACGGGGACGAGCACCGTCTCGACCGTCAGCGGCCCGTCGCCCTCGGAAACCGAATCCGTGCTCATACCTCACCGTGCGGAGGCGGGGAGCAAAAACCCTCTCCCTTCGAAGAGGGGTTTATTGTCCTCGGCGGGGACGTGTCGCACATGCGACGTGCGCTCGTCGTCGTCGACGGTCAGGAATCGACGAAGGAACTCGTCCGCGAGGCCGGGGAACTCGCCGCCGGGGTGGACGCGGAACTGCTGTTGCTACACGTGACCAGCGAGGAGGAGTTCGCCGACCGGCAGGAGTCCCTCGCCCAGATAAGCGGGTTCGACGCCACCTACGGTATCGGGCAGGCGGAGGAGGGTGCGACGCAGTTCGCCCGTGAGATCGGCCGCGAGGCGCTGCCGGAGGGCGTCGACTTCGAGGCGATCGGCCGCATCGGCGACGAGGTGAGCGTGATCCTCTCGACGGCCGCCGAGCGGGAGTGCGACCACGTGTTCGTACAGGGGCGGCAGCGCTCGCCGACCGGAAAGGCCCTGTTCGGCGACCGTGCCCAGCGGGTCGCGCTGGAGTTCGATGGACCGGTGACGGTCCTGACCGCGTAGTACCGGCCGTCGCGGTCGGCGGCGACCGCTTCTCACAGAGGCGGACGCGCC
This window contains:
- a CDS encoding universal stress protein; translated protein: MSTDSVSEGDGPLTVETVLVPVDGSESSERAVEYAGAVADRYDAAVHAVYVHGQEMVRAIESGAVDEDEAAAEARSFIDDVRDLVAEHGVELTNSSAYGFSPTSKTTHPGSVVLDTADDVNADFIVVPREPLSGEEGEILSKAAEYVLLYASQPVLSV
- a CDS encoding universal stress protein, which encodes MRRALVVVDGQESTKELVREAGELAAGVDAELLLLHVTSEEEFADRQESLAQISGFDATYGIGQAEEGATQFAREIGREALPEGVDFEAIGRIGDEVSVILSTAAERECDHVFVQGRQRSPTGKALFGDRAQRVALEFDGPVTVLTA